From one bacterium genomic stretch:
- a CDS encoding T9SS type A sorting domain-containing protein, protein MRIFIRALIICCLAITTDKLFAQPVNEFAQDANTILLLNLNEGSGVVAADASLNGLDGLLRGTPQWVPGRFGSGLKFNGAPTTCAISYDGASSFVQVPHSSSLNVGTGDYTVESWVYLDVQNTTYDNPIVLKGRSSAIAYWALQVRTDLIPGFCAAFNNDEVCVNGPSPFELNQWYHIAGVRNGTQYILYINGVEVNRRTKSLGSPDTNEPIYFGHVPYHSPLRFLAGDQDEIRLWNYARTAAEISAARNQTISGTETGLIGLWNFDECTGESVLDHSSNQNHGTLVGTYEYAPASWAGSAEGDAIDLGSPALLEPDIFTLECWINADSLRPNQMLIITSAKDYHGYALSLVGGRPSFEVQSGGQRYQAIAPDQIVPGTWYHLAGTFDGMTVRTFVDGCCAAAVAGSLSDATYPLFVGTDVTPPYVSDPFRGTVDDVRLSDVLRYTCDSTGTISFTVSPGYSGVMVDLFDESNALVAAALTAAGGGVFSALNPGTYYVELIEPLGMQANQNHVQVVLAPRAAETVNFVLNNSITVNDARSKGYWKHQVKANLTGHGHADYDEGELESLLASIYDCFYLSPVNHIQIIGVTHSGAPAAALSLMDMSAMLSVNQGGSTPIERASSHTLALLLNVASGKLAQYAAASTDGATVSQAVVHIAGIINSNPNQAKLIAETLNNAALVCAGVIPLSTPDVLFSDASSFGGAMPNPFNPTTTLQFTLAAAMDVSLIIYDILGREVATLADGRYLPGTHSVNFDGSNLASGIYFAQFRSANTVKVQKLMLLK, encoded by the coding sequence ATGAGAATCTTCATTCGAGCGTTAATCATTTGCTGCTTGGCAATTACGACGGACAAGCTTTTCGCACAACCTGTGAATGAATTTGCACAGGACGCGAACACAATCCTCCTCCTCAATCTTAACGAAGGGAGCGGCGTGGTCGCCGCGGATGCCTCTCTGAATGGCCTTGACGGACTTCTGCGCGGCACGCCGCAATGGGTGCCAGGACGCTTTGGCAGCGGACTGAAGTTCAACGGGGCACCGACCACTTGCGCAATATCCTACGACGGCGCTTCGTCCTTCGTGCAGGTTCCGCATAGCAGCTCACTGAATGTCGGCACGGGAGATTACACGGTCGAAAGTTGGGTTTACTTGGATGTGCAAAACACAACATACGATAATCCGATCGTTCTAAAGGGCCGTTCCTCGGCAATCGCCTATTGGGCGTTGCAAGTTCGCACCGATCTCATTCCCGGATTCTGTGCCGCCTTCAACAACGACGAAGTTTGCGTGAACGGGCCGTCCCCGTTTGAGCTGAATCAATGGTACCATATCGCCGGCGTGCGCAACGGAACGCAGTACATTCTGTACATCAACGGAGTTGAAGTCAATCGCCGCACGAAATCCCTCGGCAGTCCTGATACAAACGAACCGATATACTTCGGTCACGTTCCTTATCATTCACCGCTCCGGTTCCTTGCCGGAGATCAAGATGAAATTCGCCTCTGGAATTACGCGAGAACCGCTGCCGAGATTTCTGCGGCTCGTAATCAGACTATCAGCGGCACCGAAACCGGACTCATCGGGCTGTGGAACTTCGACGAATGTACTGGCGAGTCTGTCCTGGATCATTCTTCCAATCAAAACCATGGCACGCTCGTTGGCACATACGAGTACGCCCCCGCAAGCTGGGCCGGATCGGCCGAAGGCGACGCCATTGATTTGGGCTCTCCCGCCCTTCTTGAGCCTGACATCTTCACGCTGGAGTGCTGGATCAATGCAGATTCGCTTCGTCCTAATCAGATGCTCATCATCACAAGCGCTAAAGACTACCACGGCTACGCGCTCAGCCTCGTCGGCGGTCGTCCCAGTTTTGAAGTCCAGAGCGGCGGGCAACGCTATCAAGCAATTGCGCCTGATCAGATCGTTCCCGGAACTTGGTATCACCTCGCCGGAACTTTTGATGGCATGACCGTGCGCACCTTCGTAGACGGTTGCTGTGCCGCAGCCGTTGCAGGTTCCTTGAGTGATGCGACCTACCCCTTGTTCGTTGGCACGGACGTCACGCCGCCCTACGTCTCCGATCCGTTCCGCGGCACAGTGGATGACGTCAGACTCTCCGATGTCCTGCGCTATACCTGTGACTCAACCGGCACGATTTCCTTCACCGTGTCACCCGGATATTCCGGAGTCATGGTGGATCTATTCGATGAAAGCAACGCTCTGGTGGCGGCGGCGTTGACAGCGGCTGGCGGCGGAGTATTTTCGGCATTGAACCCCGGCACGTATTACGTTGAGCTGATTGAGCCGCTGGGCATGCAGGCAAATCAGAATCATGTTCAAGTTGTCCTTGCGCCGCGCGCTGCCGAAACGGTGAATTTTGTTCTAAACAACTCCATCACCGTGAACGACGCGCGCTCAAAAGGCTACTGGAAGCATCAGGTCAAAGCGAATCTGACCGGCCACGGCCATGCTGATTACGATGAAGGCGAACTCGAATCTCTGTTGGCCAGCATCTATGACTGCTTCTACTTGAGTCCGGTCAACCACATTCAAATCATCGGCGTCACTCACTCCGGCGCTCCGGCGGCGGCGCTTTCACTTATGGATATGAGCGCCATGCTCAGTGTCAATCAGGGCGGCAGCACTCCCATTGAGCGTGCGTCGTCTCATACGCTCGCTTTGCTCTTGAATGTCGCTTCGGGCAAGCTCGCTCAGTATGCGGCCGCTTCAACGGACGGCGCAACGGTATCGCAGGCTGTGGTGCATATCGCCGGCATCATCAACTCTAATCCAAATCAGGCCAAGTTGATCGCCGAAACGTTGAACAACGCCGCGCTCGTCTGCGCAGGAGTCATTCCGCTGTCGACACCCGACGTTTTGTTCTCGGATGCATCGAGCTTTGGCGGTGCGATGCCTAATCCGTTTAATCCGACGACGACGCTGCAATTTACGCTTGCGGCGGCTATGGATGTTAGCCTGATCATTTATGATATTCTGGGGCGCGAGGTCGCCACCTTGGCGGACGGTCGCTATCTCCCCGGCACGCATTCCGTTAACTTTGACGGCTCCAATCTGGCCTCCGGCATCTATTTCGCGCAATTCAGGTCCGCAAACACGGTCAAGGTGCAGAAACTCATGTTGCTGAAGTAG
- a CDS encoding peptidylprolyl isomerase, with protein sequence MKTVFALLLAAGVAFAGCSKADKPADQAAKKEEPKKTEVKNTQEQTKPVSDTPKLEKWPADYPVDGDSVAVIEIEQEGGPIKGTIVCEFYPDKAPNHVRNFKWLADHDYYNGVIFHRVIKGFMIQGGDPTGTGGGGPGWNVNAEFNDRKHEPGTLSMARTPDPNSAGSQFFICHVATPHLDNQYTVFGKTIKGMEIVDAIANTAVQGSTPLQKIKMKSVKIVARKDAGV encoded by the coding sequence ATGAAGACAGTTTTCGCGTTACTGCTGGCGGCCGGTGTTGCTTTCGCCGGTTGCAGCAAGGCGGACAAGCCCGCTGATCAGGCTGCCAAGAAGGAAGAGCCGAAGAAGACCGAAGTCAAGAACACTCAGGAGCAAACGAAACCCGTGTCCGATACACCCAAATTGGAGAAGTGGCCCGCCGATTATCCGGTGGATGGCGATAGCGTCGCCGTGATCGAAATTGAGCAGGAAGGCGGCCCAATCAAGGGTACCATCGTCTGCGAGTTTTATCCCGATAAGGCGCCCAATCACGTGCGCAATTTCAAATGGCTGGCCGACCACGACTACTACAATGGCGTGATTTTCCATCGCGTCATCAAAGGTTTCATGATTCAGGGCGGCGATCCCACCGGCACCGGCGGCGGCGGACCCGGTTGGAATGTGAATGCCGAGTTCAATGATCGCAAGCACGAGCCGGGCACGCTCTCGATGGCGCGCACGCCAGACCCGAACAGTGCGGGCTCGCAGTTCTTCATCTGCCACGTCGCCACGCCTCACCTGGACAATCAGTACACCGTTTTTGGCAAGACCATCAAGGGCATGGAAATCGTGGACGCGATCGCCAACACCGCCGTGCAAGGCTCAACGCCGCTGCAAAAGATCAAGATGAAATCCGTCAAGATCGTCGCCCGCAAGGACGCCGGGGTGTAA
- a CDS encoding cyanophycinase has protein sequence MNLLYVIAVVLACSAFNFVRAQNYTSYFTGSPLDIPVQAEGGVCMMGGATEHDEAMRWFLRRANGGDVLVLRTDGADGYNDYLYSELGVPVNSVETIVCHNALSAGESYIHTKIRMAEAIWFAGGDQWDYVSYWRHTPIDSLINLGITNRNVVVGGTSAGMAILGGFYYTGQNGSVTSPVALNNPYDPLVTVDSTKFIDVRYMDDVVTDTHYDARAREGRHVVFMARILTDNARVPRGIACNEYTAVCIDTNGIATVYGDYPNYEEAAFFLQTNCELEDFRPELCAPTMPLDWNLAGQAVRVCKVYGTNTGMYTFSVADWETSVGGEWENWYVSNGTLHQDDGVPVNCDSVFSAAEVVPAPRDVRLLQAYPNPFNASTTIHFELARAAQVTINV, from the coding sequence ATGAATCTTCTGTATGTGATTGCCGTTGTTCTTGCGTGTTCCGCGTTCAATTTCGTCCGCGCCCAAAACTACACGTCCTACTTCACAGGTAGCCCGCTGGACATCCCGGTCCAGGCCGAAGGCGGTGTGTGCATGATGGGCGGAGCGACGGAACATGACGAAGCGATGAGGTGGTTTCTCCGGCGGGCCAATGGCGGGGACGTGCTCGTTTTGCGGACGGATGGAGCGGACGGCTACAACGACTACCTGTATTCTGAATTGGGTGTGCCGGTGAATTCGGTTGAAACCATCGTCTGTCATAATGCTCTGTCGGCGGGCGAAAGCTACATCCACACCAAGATCCGCATGGCCGAGGCAATTTGGTTCGCCGGCGGCGACCAGTGGGATTATGTGTCATACTGGCGCCACACTCCCATAGACAGCCTAATTAATCTCGGTATCACCAATCGCAATGTCGTCGTCGGCGGCACCAGCGCCGGCATGGCCATACTCGGCGGGTTCTACTACACCGGGCAGAACGGCAGCGTAACGTCCCCGGTCGCCTTGAATAATCCCTACGATCCCTTGGTGACCGTGGATTCCACGAAGTTCATTGACGTCCGCTATATGGACGATGTGGTGACCGACACTCACTATGATGCCCGGGCGCGCGAAGGCCGTCACGTCGTGTTCATGGCCAGAATCCTGACCGACAACGCGCGGGTGCCGCGCGGCATCGCCTGCAACGAATACACGGCGGTCTGTATTGACACGAACGGGATCGCCACCGTGTACGGAGACTACCCCAACTACGAGGAAGCCGCTTTCTTCCTGCAGACCAATTGCGAACTGGAGGACTTCAGGCCCGAGCTCTGCGCACCGACGATGCCGTTGGATTGGAATCTCGCCGGACAGGCCGTGCGCGTCTGCAAAGTCTACGGCACCAACACGGGCATGTACACCTTTAGCGTCGCCGATTGGGAGACCAGCGTCGGCGGCGAATGGGAGAACTGGTATGTTTCGAATGGTACTCTGCATCAAGACGACGGCGTGCCTGTCAATTGCGACTCGGTGTTTTCTGCCGCCGAAGTCGTCCCGGCTCCCCGTGACGTCCGCCTGCTGCAGGCCTATCCGAATCCGTTCAATGCCTCGACAACGATACACTTCGAACTGGCGCGCGCAGCGCAGGTCACGATCAACGTGTGA
- a CDS encoding MBL fold metallo-hydrolase translates to MTRACSWMRASACVRCFSRCRNSASSLQDLSAIFITHEHSDHTKGLNSLLKKTQAPVYATTGTLTALSPGFMRRQKAFPINGTLVDVGPFTVRALHVSHDAAEPAAYQIHCGHEVLTVATDLGEVSPDLHDAFAESTIAVIESNHDEELLRTGPYPELLKQRIALPHGPSLKSPDRRRAPLVQEAQAHGARASVRREQSSRSARASARTALDNPEIAVHLTAQKTLGPILTL, encoded by the coding sequence GTGACACGCGCCTGCTCGTGGATGCGGGCCTCGGCGTGCGTGCGCTGCTTTTCGCGTTGCAGGAACTCGGCGAGCAGCCTGCAGGATCTCAGCGCGATTTTCATTACGCACGAACACTCCGATCACACGAAAGGTTTGAACAGCCTGTTGAAGAAGACGCAGGCCCCGGTCTATGCCACGACCGGCACGCTCACGGCCCTGTCACCGGGTTTCATGCGTCGTCAGAAGGCCTTTCCGATCAACGGCACACTCGTGGATGTCGGCCCGTTCACGGTGCGCGCACTGCACGTCTCGCACGATGCCGCCGAACCTGCGGCCTATCAAATTCACTGCGGCCACGAAGTGCTGACCGTCGCCACCGATCTGGGCGAGGTCTCCCCTGACTTACACGACGCATTTGCCGAATCGACGATTGCCGTTATCGAGAGCAACCACGACGAGGAGCTGCTGCGCACCGGTCCCTACCCCGAACTGCTCAAGCAGCGTATCGCCCTCCCACACGGGCCATCTCTCAAATCGCCAGACCGCCGACGTGCTCCGCTCGTGCAAGAAGCTCAAGCACACGGTGCTCGCGCATCTGTCCGAAGAGAACAATCATCCCGATCCGCGCGCGCCAGCGCCCGTACCGCGCTTGACAACCCCGAGATCGCCGTTCACCTGACCGCGCAAAAAACGCTCGGCCCCATTCTCACTTTGTGA
- a CDS encoding RDD family protein, whose amino-acid sequence MQYAGFWRLVLAAIIDTIIIQIAAAPFTWHAEFDLFSMTFGLELVIQWLYCALFESSFRQATIGKIVMNIVVTDLNYRRISFARATGRHFAKYISAIILGIGYIMVAFTEKKQGLHDILADTLVVQK is encoded by the coding sequence GTGCAATATGCCGGCTTCTGGCGGCTCGTGCTGGCCGCGATTATTGATACCATCATTATCCAGATTGCCGCGGCACCGTTCACTTGGCATGCGGAGTTTGATCTATTCTCGATGACATTTGGTCTCGAGTTGGTTATTCAGTGGCTCTATTGCGCGCTGTTTGAAAGTTCCTTCCGGCAGGCCACCATCGGCAAGATCGTGATGAACATCGTCGTCACCGATCTGAACTATCGCCGTATTTCTTTCGCGAGGGCGACGGGCCGCCACTTCGCCAAGTACATCAGCGCGATTATTCTCGGCATCGGCTATATCATGGTCGCGTTCACCGAGAAGAAGCAAGGCCTGCACGACATTCTCGCCGACACCTTAGTCGTCCAGAAATGA
- a CDS encoding zinc-ribbon domain-containing protein produces MFCPHCGKQTHETAQYCENCGPGNRVAQD; encoded by the coding sequence ATGTTCTGTCCACATTGCGGCAAGCAAACACACGAAACGGCGCAGTACTGCGAAAACTGCGGGCCGGGAAATCGTGTTGCCCAAGACTGA
- a CDS encoding orotate phosphoribosyltransferase, giving the protein MNQEIALDLLRECGAFLEGHFLLSSGRHSDVYVEKFRLLERPELTEQFAHALANHFRIASPDLVVGPLTGGVLVAHEVGKDMGVQIAFPERVDGRMEWRRGFEIQPGQRVLICEDVITTGLSVGEVKEAIERDGGNVIGIGALIQRGDTHLSPTPYAVVKLALQSFAPADCPFCLQGVPLSKRGSRVAV; this is encoded by the coding sequence ATGAATCAAGAAATCGCCCTGGATCTCCTTCGCGAATGCGGCGCGTTTCTCGAAGGGCATTTTCTGTTGTCGAGTGGCCGACACAGTGATGTGTATGTGGAGAAGTTTCGCCTGCTCGAACGGCCTGAACTGACGGAACAGTTCGCGCACGCTCTGGCCAATCACTTCCGGATTGCCAGCCCCGATCTGGTCGTCGGTCCCTTGACCGGCGGCGTGCTGGTGGCGCACGAAGTCGGTAAAGATATGGGAGTACAAATCGCCTTCCCTGAACGTGTGGACGGCCGCATGGAATGGCGGCGCGGTTTTGAAATTCAGCCCGGCCAACGCGTGCTGATTTGCGAAGATGTCATCACCACCGGCCTGTCGGTCGGCGAGGTCAAGGAAGCCATTGAACGCGATGGCGGCAACGTGATCGGTATCGGCGCCTTGATTCAGCGCGGTGACACGCACCTTTCGCCGACTCCTTATGCCGTGGTGAAACTGGCGCTCCAGTCATTTGCGCCCGCCGATTGCCCGTTCTGCCTGCAAGGCGTCCCGCTCTCGAAGCGCGGCAGCCGCGTCGCTGTCTGA
- a CDS encoding RDD family protein — MAHIIDQLVISVELRLRDDRHRFQHRQHLGHHWLDDPDPAAIIAVIGGWVVFAAIISIGQWLYFAFMESSPSRGSLGKIAVGLQVVDSRGQTISFARASGRYFAKFLSSMILMIGYIMAGFTAKKQALHDILADTYVIYSRQQEY, encoded by the coding sequence GTGGCCCACATCATTGACCAACTCGTGATCTCCGTCGAGCTTCGTCTTCGTGATGATCGGCATCGTTTTCAGCATCGGCAGCATCTCGGCCATCACTGGCTCGACGACCCAGACCCGGCGGCGATTATCGCTGTCATCGGCGGCTGGGTGGTGTTTGCGGCGATCATCTCCATCGGCCAGTGGCTCTATTTTGCGTTCATGGAAAGCTCGCCCTCGCGCGGCTCGCTCGGTAAAATCGCCGTTGGCCTGCAAGTCGTGGATTCTCGCGGCCAAACCATCAGCTTCGCCCGCGCATCGGGCCGCTACTTCGCTAAATTTCTCTCGAGCATGATTCTCATGATCGGTTACATTATGGCCGGCTTCACCGCCAAGAAGCAGGCGCTTCACGACATTCTGGCGGACACCTACGTGATCTATTCCCGGCAGCAGGAATACTAA